Part of the Poecilia reticulata strain Guanapo linkage group LG2, Guppy_female_1.0+MT, whole genome shotgun sequence genome is shown below.
tgtgtatcAGTACTTAAGCAGATTTAATAAtaggtactttctacttttactccactacattttacagtaagtatctgtactttctacttcattacatttttacaaaactgtcgcgttactcgttacatccaagtcgcgttgcgctttttttccgttaaaatgtgaagttcagggacttaaggtggcgccataaaatccaagcaataacgtgacttagtgtctgttgtcacccatcgcctccccgtTTACtggcacgcggagctccagacatgcgcagtggtttcctctgagSgggagaagatgtctgtctaatcgtcagtaatataatagcgctgcataaatcataagatatggcgacatgtaaaatcagcagcgctttgctttcacagacggtgggaacttcgtccaacttttagcgtcacttcgaaggaaagcttaaagaaaggtaagatctgtggacgtgacgctagcaaagctagctgtacagaaacacatgttgcatctgcaatgaaaaaagttgtcacatgcgctgaattattgtgtggaggtgttgactgaggtgtcgcaaatatgggacaacgctgtgaccaaagtctgcattgatatgacattcaggaatgatccgattcttctggacggatctttactgattaaatttatttcagctctaagtatttaatatctaggtgtttcatgggaatgtggatctttcagatcaatttgagaagcaattttgataggtaaaacttaattttttgtgtcacatagcacggggtgctggtcttgacttggtcttgggtaggtggtcttgactacaactctgctacatggctcctcggttgcatgtcctcccccacccaccttctttccatcccctttctgttggatttctttaaaaataaatgccactggtggcaaaaaaaaagtgaagtgctattttaggacaggagaccagatgtttccatccctgaaattatgatgcatagaatcacatatctaagtctaaactatgttacagagagtaaacacaacattctttatctgtggcattgttcattaaaatggcacatttctaatgtattatatgtaaatacgatcggttcacttaatgatattgtattagggattaggtaaggcattcagcaagtacttttacttttaatacttaagtatttttaaaagccagtacttttttactatTACTTAagaacaaatgttaatgtggtagttttacttttacttgagtacatttttgtctgtgtatttgtacttttacttaagtaaattttttgagtactttctccaccactgcgcaaaataaatatcaagcctgaaaatcTGATAACGTAACGTACTGAAtgatatgtttttaaaattaatctctGCTCTGCTTGCGGAGCTCAGGCCGAGCCTCtttgcttaaatgacaaagagggagagaataaaaaggtgcaaGTGGCTTTGAGTTCAGGTAATTTTACCTtcgtttacctttgctgtggagCATCACAGccactgtagtttctgaacgttcaataaactacaaaatgtggactaattacctcgttctttgtgagtatacgttGTTCAcaataaacatcaaacacggtaaatttgtttcattaagtatttgacagacaaatggcttctactgcgataattttgtgaaattaaattaattgtataatattaaaaaaaatagtttgcgCATTTCGCTTTGaactcagagtctgagaggcttttcctctatcaaactattttttttgcctcttatttagtggaaatattgatgttgatgagacttaatGATAACCTTATTCAACATTTGTAGcttcactgttgaaaatgaggctccaacattcacaaatgacattgaaataaaatccagtccaacatctggtttgaggtgattcctctggtacctttggaggaaaaatatcccaacttcagaagatgtggtTTTAATATAACAGagctcctgtcagtatgagagtcagggtgaggaggcaccATGTCAGGGAGATGAAGTGGAAGTTgaaggatcttcagaacaaacaggccATGAGACCAGAAAGGACCATTTTTGAAACCAGATCCCAGAGTGGATCAATTTCAAAACTCTGGTTTTATTGTGGACATATGAGCcatgcctttttaaaataatgatacTGTTCCTCATACTGTCTCTTTATCCTGTATGTACCTCACtttcacaaacaacaaatatggcacattggttgttttttgtgttgttctgttaCAGTGATTCAGCACCTCTGAGTGTCCTGGCATGCCTAAACAAAGATCACACAAATCAAAATGTCTTATGACAAATGTGTCATGGCAGTGGGATTATGTACTGTAAATGGAGTCAAGGAACTCCCTGCTCCTCATTGCATGGGAACATTTACCGTCTCACTTATTTTTTGTCACCATGTTCATTTAATTTGTGTCAACGAGGAGTAAAAATAGTCCTTCATAGTTCGTGCATGGACAAATGAGACTGTGGGTGGAAGCGTGAAGGCATATGCTTGTGctattcaaagaaaacaaactgaattcaCTTGCAGTTTGTTACTATTTATACTAGACGGTTGTTGTTTATGGTAGTTTGAGAGGAGGCCCATGGCAGAGCAGTGTCAACACTTCAAGTCCTGCGACTGTCAGGCTGGTCGTTAAAAGGAGCTCAGTCAGGGTAAGGTActgcaaacacaacagaatACCAGCTGGCAGAATATCACTTcattttaaaggatttaaacTATTGTCCATTTTTAAGACCTCCTTGTGTTTTTACCTTTCTGATTGTCCTTTGATGTTATTTCAATATGTCAATGTAATGTCCTTTCCTCGTGATgccatttattttgtgaagtgcaagaaatattaattattattaattattattattgacttgtttttatttctaattgaaacttaaatgcaaaacacttttaaaaatactaacTAAATGGTAAAAGATAAGTTTGACTACTTAAATCCtgacttgttttaaaatgttttctgcccatttttgattaaacatttaattttcttttttcagtctgtATGATGTGGACTCAGTTCTTAAAAATGCCGAGCAATTGTTGCATTACTGTGGCAAAGAAGTCGTACCCTGGACCGAGGGACAGTAGAACTGTCACTTCGCAGCCGTCAAGCTACTTAGTGGAGCAGAAGCTGGAACAGGAGCTGGAACAATGCATTCCAGAACAAACCTCATTGCCTCGTCAGCTACAGTGGACACATGGCTTTTGTTGTGCATCAAACTCTGTTCTACAGGGATTGATTTTCTGTCATTACTTGAGCTGAAATCCCATCCCACACTCTGCTCATGTCAACAGTAATCCACACTGAAGATAAACGtgtctttatttaataaattctcAGTGGATTAGCATTTGGATTTGCAAAGCTTAAACTGAGGCCATTAGTGGTTTGCATAAACACAGAATATGACAGTCAAACACATAAGAAGCCTTAGCTAGAGATTTGCTGGAGGGTGCTGCCCCCACCTGTTCAACacaaggaacaaaaacaaatcgttCTATAAGTATCAAGTATCTTAAATCCCTAAATGTATTCAGCAGAACAAATAACCAAGATTAGCAAACATAATGTTGCACTTTAAATATCTTTAACCCTGCTGCCCCTTGAGCTCAGTTAGCTGCTTCTGCAGGTGGAAAATTTCATCCAAAGTCTGCCTGAAAAAAGAGACGATttgattgcatttttaaaattttgtgtcATGGAAAGAGGAAATAGATGACTTTGGGGCGATGGCTTTACCTGTGTACGGCCTGAGCTCTGCTGAGCTGGCAGCGCAGCCGCTTGACGATGGCTTCATAGCGCCTGTTTTGGATCTAAAGGAGAGAAAATCATCaacaaaagtttttaattttgggGGATAATTCAATCCTCTGCTGTACCTTGATATCTCTCTTTAACTTTGCATGAATCTCAAATTCTTTCTTCAGTTGTTCTCTTCCTCCAGCGATGGCTATATTTCTCTCAGAGATCTCTCTCTTCAGGGTATCAGTTTCCTCCTGGACAGAAGAACGTTTACAAAACCAAATACTTTAAAATCCTTTTGTGTATGTTTTGTACCTTAGCTGTTTGCAGGGTCATCCCGTTTGGGTTTTGCAGATCCTCCTTGAGCTGTTCCTTCTCCTGCCTCAGCTTCAAGACCAGCATCCTgttctcctccagctccctgtGGGCCTCTGTCTGGCTCACAGCCTGCAGGACGGCGTCTCTGTGGCCTTTCATCTTGTTCCTGTACATGCTGATTTTTTCCAGAGTGGCTCGGGCGTTCTCCTCCTCGTCCTGTATGAGCATGTGCCGCTTTACGTTCTCCCTGTTGATGCCGGAACAGCGGTCCTGCAGCAGCACTCTCTGCCTCTCCAGATGCTCCATCTCTCCCTCCAGCAGGCAGATTTCTCTCAACTTGGACCTCAGCTGCTGCTCCgcatgtggatttttcttttcaatgtcAGCCAGGGCCGCCTTCAATAGAAACTCACCGAATCATAATAGCATGATATTACAAATACTACAGAAATACAGTggctcgcaaaagtattcatacccgtCCAGCAGGAAACTTCCTGCTGGAAGGAAACTGCTGGGTAATGCTGGGTAATGCTGGGTGGGTAAGACTTCACCTTACTGCTGGGTAAGGTGAAGTATTATGTATCCAACAAAGCCAGATTGAAAGAGTTTGCGTTTGTACCacaaatttgaaatgaaatttacttgtttttgtattgCCTGTTAGCCTATTAGTCTTGAAGCTAGTCGGCTAAGAAACATTAGGCTAATGTTTAAACCttcttgataaaaaaatatatttgttaacaTTCCAATATTTACTTAAGTATTTTGCAATATTATTTCCTAACCCTGGTTATCTGTGAATTCCGACACCCTCCATTACCCTCAGGTAATGGAGTCTACCTGAAGGTAATCTGATCTTAGGACAAATACAGCTACTCTGTGGCAACTTCTTCTGAAGGTAATTGGTTGCACTCAGAgaaaggggggaggggggtgggaatacttttgcacactgcactttcagtttttcatttgtaaaatatggTTTGAATCATGAATAATTTTCTATCTTTACAACTGgataccactttgtgttggtctttcacataaaattccaatgaaatatatttattgtgacaaaatatggaaaagttcacaagggtatgaataattttgctaGCCAATCCGAGTGAAGTTTTATCAGAAAAATGATGAGGTGTACCTGCAGGGTTTTCAgaattttctgtttctctctcaggGTCTCAGTCTGGGTGTAGCTGTGCTGACTGACATCCTCCACCGCCTTAGTTAATGAAAACTCACAGGATTCCTGGAAGCCTAACAcatcacaataaaacacttgtgTTAAAccaactttctttttctgttcctgCTGGAATAGAAATGAAAACACTTCATACTGTACatgaaaacttttcatattttccagttAAGGTGAAGTATTATGTATCCACCATAGCCAGATTGAAAGAGTTTGAGTTTGTACCacaaatttgaaatgaaatttacttgtttttgtattgCCTGTTAGCCTATTAGTCTTGAAGCTAATATGCTAGTCGGCTAAGAAACATTAGGCTAATGTTTAAACcttcttgataaaaaaaaaatatatatatttgttaacaTTCCAATATTTACTTAAGTATTTTGCAATAGTATTTCCTAACCCTGGTTATCCGTGAATTCCGACATTTTGTTGCGAACACATAGCCCTAcgcttttaatttatttatcacaACTTTATGAAACCGATGAAAATATAGCaagacccttttcacagtgacgtcagacaatggccgccataactcgaaacggtgtatctttacttccggtgtgattttgtctcgggaaacctgactgaaaaattcacggatactcattatcttaaggacATAATAAAAGGTGAggttaataataacagcattaaATTGTTAGATAACCatcattactcattgtcaagcCACCATTCTCTaactgtgtataaaataaacagcctccgatcggacagtaaaccagctagcagcagctttagccacagtttggccactgaagacaaatattctcctctgatgcGAGACTAAATGAACACCAACCCATGATGCAGCGCGGctcatcgcgcttttattttgaaaaccgacacgcaaaatgaagcagtcacgtgacccaggCAATGCGAGGCCttgtttgttgccagtcacgtggttttcagcaagacgacacaagcctcgaagcggggcttcatcggacacgccccctttttactcggtacgcgcctcgaagcctggattcagatGGCCCGTCACTAGTGTTTGCGTCATCAGCGCTCGCCAGAAACATTTCTTCCTCACCGGCTCCTAAAACttagctgaaatgtttttccctcGCTGGTTCGAACTGTGCTGCCACTGCAGCCGTGTAGTTTCACGCCGTGGGTTTCCGTGGGGGACCCCGAAGGACCACAGCAGGCCAAGACATGCTAACTTTACAGAGGTACAGCTCCGGGGCACCAATGCAGTCCCAAAACGCCTTTCACATTGTGATATAGGGGATTTGTACAACAGCAGCTCAGTTCAGAGGTATCTGCAGAAACTGATGGAGGAACACAGAGAAATCAGCCGCAAGTTACAACACGATCACCTCCGTGGTTCAGACAGGAAAGCGCTGCTGAAGAAGCACACAGAGCTGCTGCCTGTTGCTGGTCTGTTTGGAAGCATTGAACAAGCCCAGAAAGACTTGGAAGAAGTCCTTTCCCTTCTGCACAGTGAGTAGTGACTGAAACCTTTCGTATTCCTAACCTTAGGGTGGAATATTCGTGTCTTAGGTTCTTTTTGAACCTGTGAACCTCAGCTGGTACTAAAGATGAAGATCAAAACCTGATCCAGCTGCTCAGAGAGGAGGAGGCGCAGATCTGCAGCAACATTCTGACCTTGAGAAAACATGTGAGTCCTGTGCAAACATCTACAGAGCTTTAATGTCACTGATCACACTTTTCAAggtcaatgtttatttttttgtattcaacACATTAAAATCAGTAGAAGTTgtcaaaaacaggaaacaaacctGTGGTTCCAAACTAAAACACCGTTACCAGCATAATACTTGATGCTGTCCGGTGTCGGGTATACAGTATCTGTCCATCGTTAGCCAAACAGTGGAAGGCATGTTGTGCTTTCTAAAGATGGAACCTAAAGCCAACATTTAATGATTAAATAGTAGCGCAGAATGGATCCTTGCGGTACGCCAGTAAGGGGCACAGAGGgatcaaaaagaaacattggtTGAAACTCAAATATGATGTAAAACTGTGCAATTTGACCCcaaccagctcttcctgttctcatgcttaaaactatattttctcTCCAGTTAATCAAAGCTCTTGTGCCCGTTGACCCTCTAGACCCAAGCGACGTTGTGCTGGAGATTGTCGCAGGACGAACAACAGGAGGTAGGAAAGAAAACAGGACTATTTTCCTTGGCTTTCAAGTATCAGATTCTGGTTCCTTCAtttaattttccacattttctttggCAGCAACAAGAAAGATCCATCACTACTATAGTATTAAAATCCacatatgaaaatgaaaatcagttAACCTTTAGGGGGTTCTCAAAAGATGAATGTTGACTCTGTTTCAGGTGACATCTGCCAGCAGTTCACCAGGGAAATGTTTGACATGTACCGAGGCTTTGCTTGTTACAAGAACTGGAACTTTGAGGTTCTGAACTACTCAGCTGCAGAGTACGGTAAGGTTACCCAACTGAAAGAGTTTAATAATAGCACCAGTGATACCaattagattttctttacatttcagtaaaaaaaagcaatcctAAAGTTGTGTGACCAACATTTCTACTAGGCTTGAAAATTGACTAAATGCAACAATCTCTCTTTCGATTGGGTTTGATTGATCATAGTCAATCTTTACTGTGCCTTACACAGAACAATAGAACAATGACAGTTAGCTGTCTTTAGGTGGACTGCACCATGCGGCAGTCAGGATAGCCGGGGATAACGTGTACATGCACCTGAAACATGAAGGAGGAACGCACCGGGTTCAGAGGATCCCTGAGGTGGGCCTCTCATCCAGGATGCAGCGGATCCACACTGGAACTATGTCGGTCATCATCCTGCCACAGCCAGTTGAGGTACACCCCAAATTTTTAccttgtttctctctctgatgCTAACCTCAAACTCTCTGTAGTTGGACGTCCACATTGACCCAAAGGATCTGCGGATCGATACATTCAGATCACAAGGCCCTGGCGGCCAGGGCGTTAACACAACGGACAGCGCCGTGCGGATTGTTCACCTTCCTACAGGTCCGGTCTGCCAGAGATCTTCCTGAAGTTACTCAGGATCCGTTCCAGCTATAAACATGTCGGTTCTAACAGGAATAGCGTCTGAGTGCCAGCAGACGCGCTCGCAGCTGCAGAACAGAGACACGGCCATGCGCATGTTGAGGACCAGACTCTACTAGAGCATGATGGGCAAGGAGACCGAGCAAAGGCACATGGCGCGAAAGCAGCAGGTCAGGATACCGTTGAGAATCTGTCTCAGATGTTGTTCCTGTAGAACAAGGGAGCTTAAGCTCTCTAAAAAATATGAGTGACCAGACAAAAGTTTTCCAGAGAGAACATTACCCTAGGGAAGATGTTCTTTGGACCAATGAGACTAAAACTGAGTTATTTGGATCCCAGAACATTTTTGGCAGGAATCGAATACAgcattccagaaaaaaaaaaaaaacaccaaaaatgaaaaatgaaagctgAAGCAGAGCTGGACTCTGCGACTTGACAATGATACGTAAGGATATTTTTACACGTTAATGTGCCCTTTGACAAACACTATACAAAGCTACAAAGCACTTTGTTGTGAGAAT
Proteins encoded:
- the ccdc122 gene encoding coiled-coil domain-containing protein 122 isoform X3 → MGFQESCEFSLTKAVEDVSQHSYTQTETLREKQKILKTLQFLLKAALADIEKKNPHAEQQLRSKLREICLLEGEMEHLERQRVLLQDRCSGINRENVKRHMLIQDEEENARATLEKISMYRNKMKGHRDAVLQAVSQTEAHRELEENRMLVLKLRQEKEQLKEDLQNPNGMTLQTAKEETDTLKREISERNIAIAGGREQLKKEFEIHAKLKRDIKIQNRRYEAIVKRLRCQLSRAQAVHRQTLDEIFHLQKQLTELKGQQG
- the ccdc122 gene encoding coiled-coil domain-containing protein 122 isoform X1 codes for the protein MSEFTDNQGFQESCEFSLTKAVEDVSQHSYTQTETLREKQKILKTLQFLLKAALADIEKKNPHAEQQLRSKLREICLLEGEMEHLERQRVLLQDRCSGINRENVKRHMLIQDEEENARATLEKISMYRNKMKGHRDAVLQAVSQTEAHRELEENRMLVLKLRQEKEQLKEDLQNPNGMTLQTAKEETDTLKREISERNIAIAGGREQLKKEFEIHAKLKRDIKIQNRRYEAIVKRLRCQLSRAQAVHRQTLDEIFHLQKQLTELKGQQG
- the ccdc122 gene encoding coiled-coil domain-containing protein 122 isoform X2, with protein sequence MSEFTDNQGFQESCEFSLTKAVEDVSQHSYTQTETLREKQKILKTLQAALADIEKKNPHAEQQLRSKLREICLLEGEMEHLERQRVLLQDRCSGINRENVKRHMLIQDEEENARATLEKISMYRNKMKGHRDAVLQAVSQTEAHRELEENRMLVLKLRQEKEQLKEDLQNPNGMTLQTAKEETDTLKREISERNIAIAGGREQLKKEFEIHAKLKRDIKIQNRRYEAIVKRLRCQLSRAQAVHRQTLDEIFHLQKQLTELKGQQG
- the ccdc122 gene encoding coiled-coil domain-containing protein 122 isoform X4; this encodes MSEFTDNQGFQESCEFSLTKAVEDVSQHSYTQTETLREKQKILKTLQFLLKAALADIEKKNPHAEQQLRSKLREICLLEGEMEHLERQRVLLQDRCSGINRENVKRHMLIQDEEENARATLEKISMYRNKMKGHRDAVLQAVSQTEAHRELEENRMLVLKLRQEKEQLKEDLQNPNGMTLQTAKEETDTLKREISERNIAIAGGREQLKKEFEIHAKLKRDIKIQNRRYEAIVKRLRCQLSRAQAVHRLWMKFSTCRSS
- the mtrf1 gene encoding LOW QUALITY PROTEIN: peptide chain release factor 1, mitochondrial (The sequence of the model RefSeq protein was modified relative to this genomic sequence to represent the inferred CDS: substituted 1 base at 1 genomic stop codon) yields the protein MFFPRWFELCCHCSRVVSRRGFPWGTPKDHSRPRHANFTEVQLRGTNAVPKRLSHCDIGDLYNSSSVQRYLQKLMEEHREISRKLQHDHLRGSDRKALLKKHTELLPVAGLFGSIEQAQKDLEEVLSLLHTGTKDEDQNLIQLLREEEAQICSNILTLRKHLIKALVPVDPLDPSDVVLEIVAGRTTGGDICQQFTREMFDMYRGFACYKNWNFEVLNYSAAEYGGLHHAAVRIAGDNVYMHLKHEGGTHRVQRIPEVGLSSRMQRIHTGTMSVIILPQPVELDVHIDPKDLRIDTFRSQGPGGQGVNTTDSAVRIVHLPTGIASECQQTRSQLQNRDTAMRMLRTRLYXSMMGKETEQRHMARKQQVGTRNQAERIRTYNFSQDRVTDHRTGYTTRDIKEFMRGGEELEELITDLLEHSEQEALLEAVEIFVTGQPEV